The sequence below is a genomic window from Sander lucioperca isolate FBNREF2018 chromosome 10, SLUC_FBN_1.2, whole genome shotgun sequence.
CTCCATCATCTCCATCGCCACTACGCATACATTTGCATGTTAATCCTTGCAGCTGTTCACTAATTGGAAGTCTCTTCTCATTATgggaaaatgtaatgtaaaaaatcaCTACCATTTTGAAATGTGAAACCTATGTTTAGATGATTGAAAAATGCACAAGAAATCAGCCTCAGATCTGAAATTGTGAGATCTCATCAGTCTGTGAAATTCACTGTATTCcaggtgttttttttgcataaagCATTCTTTTTGTGCAGCCCTTTTCCCTAAACCTTTTTATGTTGTCAGAtgcttagaatattaatctgagcctgtcagtggcaaaacaagcacttttgtgaaggtaaatacaagctggactgGCTggaattgccctattaacttacattgtagcttgttttgccactgctgactgcagcgctcttgcttaatactggaccaatttcaaagattgttgttcccatcagtcacacaaaaacataggaaaatagggtccaggtttaaAAAAGCGGTAGTTACCctgtaagtacatttaatatcagaaaattattttttatcctCTGTCTGAGAATAAACTGCCCCACAAAAGAGGAATGGTTCCCAGACAGGAGTTGAtaagcattttaaataaactgtgtgAACTTATTGTCCCGTTAGGGACTGGACTTCCTCGGAGAGCAATGTTTTATGCCGTTAATAGCTTTTTATTGCATAATATGATGTATAATCCTGACAACAAAATGCCTGGGGGGGAGTAAACAGCTCAGTACAGAGAAAAATTAAAGACGGTCTCAGATCTATTGTGACTATCACTGGTGCTGTATATCCCCGGCTTGGTAGCGCGTTAGCTCGCCAGCCACACCAACTGGTCCTACGAGTAGTACCCATGTCACCAAGCACCACCAATTCTTTGATGAATTTCACTGTTCCACTTTCTGGTGTGACTAAACATTAACAGTGTTAAACCGCATATCATATGCTGCTTAAAGTGTACATATATAGGGTGGATTTAACAATTTCAAGGGACTATGAGAGGGAACCAAAACAGAGGATCAGGGAGGGGAAGATGTTTCGAGGGTAAAGAAACGTAAATGTAATCAATTTTCATCTAAAaaggcagagagggagggattCTGCCTGACTGCAGCTTCTAAACGCAGGTTTGGTATTGATCCCTTCATATTCCATTTAATATATACTACAAACAACATTAGTTCTGCGATAATACACTTTTTGAAATCAGAAAAGCAATCGGACGAAGCACACAGCATCCTTCCCCCATCTGCAGCAGCTTTACTCATGAACCCGGCGTACTGATGTGATGTGCGTTCTTTTAAACTCGAGTGTAGCTTTTCTCATCACAGATCGGGATGTTTTGATCCGCAGATGCACTGTGATTGTTGACTTTCAAATGCAATGCCAGAGGACTCATATTGAGCTGGAACTACTCTGTGGCTTACACCATATTTTCATAAATGATTATCTTAATCTGTTTGACTTTTGACCTGCACCTAGATTCAGCACAGCTGCAACCCTATTGCATCGAGTATTGTGGGAAGCCATTATTGCAGTTTGTGGCTAATGCCTGGAGGGCAGGTCATATAATAATGAGACAGAGTGTTCATCAATAGGCAGGGAGTCAGCAGAAGgggaaaatatgaaaacaatatCATTTTGAgtttgtctgtgtttacaaAAACACTGCATCTCAGTTTCTGTGCTTATGTGTTTGCCACTACTATAATGTGCGttcgtttgtgtgtgtctgtgtgcagtttGCATGACAAAGGAAAACCAAATCTCACAAAGCAAAAGCGAATCTCAGCACACAGCCTGGCAGAAGAACATATCCTCGTAAAACTCTCTTGTTAAAAagagcaacaacacgttgctttCTATTCTGCACTGAGCTTTTCCACATGTTTCTGACCAGCAGAGCACAACACTAGAATAACTCTATAAATCTAGAGTTTCATGAAGGCTTGTACATTAGATGACACAACAGGTTATTTTACAAACTGGTGTCTGATTGCTCTTTGGAACCTATTGTGGGTGCTGCAGAGTATTTATCATTGATTATGCATGCGAATAAATGACTCTGATGAAGCAGCTGCAACACTTTGGTTTTTAGACGTTTTGTttgtaaaatgtacattttacaacaaggatggctgtattttattttattcctttCATTCACAGTCTTAAGGCAAAGTTACCACATGTCTTAGGTGGTATTTCCAGGGTGTGTATTAAGTTACTAATAATTTAGTATATAAGCTGTATGCATTTACTATGACACAAAAACTGTTTTACGCAATGTgaaattttgtttttaagaaaAGTTATGATGCCAGGATGTCCACAGTTTAAAGGATAGGTAAAGATAGAAGAGAGTGTCAGTGTTCCAGCAATATAAGAACAATGTCGACAGGTGTATTAATAGCGTAAAACCATCCCGGAAAAAGCCAATTTTCGAATTTAGTctcttttcattcttttttgttttggcaCTACATTTCCCATCATGCTTTGGGTGATGTAAACAGGTAGTGTAATGTTGCCATGGAGTTAGTAAGTAAGCTGTGAGCTACCATTGTTTTATGATtaatgcctaccatacactagaagactctgaaaagactttgaaaagactaaagtctgacaccatttCACATCTAAAAGCAATCTGTTATAATGTAGAGTTATTTAGTTTTTAGTCACAGGATCACATGATTTTGCTAACaagacttaaaggtgctgtgggtaggattgtgaagatccaggacttagccaaagaatttgaacatcgacaatgTTCAGTTCAATGTTCAGTTCCtccccccccctttccgctaaagcccaaatggtctcctaagcccctccccccacgagggagaatgaatgcgtgtgcctgaACAGTGATTGACTGGCCCTGACTGGTgaatctgaacagggagctgtggatttttgcaaatcgcactacaggctgtaggtggagccagaggagctggatttttttaattacctgcttcatgtagttctactcgaacatagggtcttGTTTTGTGAATGCACTGTGCAGTGtattctttgtgtttgtgttgcgtCATACCTGCAGAAGACTCCCATTCCCTCCAGCAGGTAACACTGTCCCCCGTTGAAGCAGTAGTTGGGCTGCATGTCGCAGGGTGAGCGGCAACTTCCGTTCACCATCTGGTAGCCCACACGGCATCCACCCATCCCGTCTGACCCGTCCACCGGTGAGGCCGCTGGAGGAGCCGCCGCAGGGACGTTTGGTACCGGAGCTCCCACGCCAGGACGTGCGGCCCCAGGGATGAAGGAGCCAGACACTGGCACTCGGGACTTGAGGCGGAGGTCGTCGTCGCTCTCGTAGGTGTCGGTCGTGGTGCTGTAGGTGTACTCATCAGCAGTGGGGGACACGCCATCCTCGTAGGGGGTGAGGTAGTCGTAGTTGTCTGGCATCGCCCAGGAGGTTGGGTCGCCTCCCTGCAGCTCATGGGCCAGTGATGATGGAGACGGCGGGGCCAGGTCGAGGCCGCGTCCACGAGAGGAGGGGTCGAAGAAGTCCACATGGAGGACGTCAGGGTTGGAGGGAATGGTGGGCTTGGTGGGGGCCGAAGGCTGggcggtggtggtggtgaagagGTGATCCAGGTCAAACACGGCTGTGTCCTTGGCGTGGATCCAAGGCGGGTCGGTGTTTGGCAGAcgctcctcatcctcctcctccttctcctcctcctcctcgcttTCCAAGACGTCCTGTCCGCGTGGGTTGCTAGGCAGCAGGTGCTCCGTCTCAGCCGAATCAGGGCTGATCTGGGGCGGGGCTGCCACGCTCACTTCTTCCAACGCAGGGACCGACGTTTCAGCAAACATGCCGCTGCTCTGCTCGTCTTCCTCGCCGGCACGGGGGATCCGGCCAGCCCTCGGGGTCACAGTGTCTGGGCTGGCCGAGCTGCTCATCCCGGTTACTGCGAGGACAGCCTCGTTGACCTTAACAGGCCCCTCCTCCTCGCTGAGCAGGGAGGTAACATTGGCCGCACTGTCCAGCTCAGTGGCATTGGTCCCAACAGCATTCcctacaaacaaacacaagaatTTTTCTTAGTACAAATATGACAACAGAAAAGGTGTCCTGAGCTTTCAAAGGGAAATGATTGCTTTGTAATTTACAGGGGCGGTGCGAGCGAATGGCTTCTAGGGCTCCAGCCCCGAATGATTTCTCAAAAGCTCGAATCTTTTaggttttttaaataacttcaactttgtgtcatttcccctcagtctctctgactggaccggCAAATCAATGGAGCAACACTACCTATGTATGGAACTTAAATCGGACAGTTATTGCCTTTCTTTAAGTGGCAAGAGTGAAAATCCTCAACATTTGTTCCTTGTTGTTCAGGTTTCAGAATGATAAAAACAGTAAGACACAaaatagaatttaaaaaagtcacaaaaaggtTGACAAACGCTACAAACATCAAAAAAACACGTTGGAAATGCTACAAAacgtcaaaaatgttgaaaaaagtaaaacagtgtcaaaaaagcgacaaaagtggcaaaattgtccaaaaaaaagcattgaaaacaaaaaaaattattagaTTGTTACTATTATCAGGTTTTATTTCCAAGTGATAAAGAGATTTTTAGGCAATCTTTAATCAAATGGCTTACAAAATTGTGCCAATAGCTGTCATAAATGGAGCAGGCCCCAGGCCCCAGGCCCAAAGACCCCAACCAAGGGGTTTGACCTGAGCCTCAAATGTTTACAAGTCTGGCTCCGTCCCTGGTAATTTATTTCCCCACACCTTAAAATCTAGATCTGTACTCTAAACCATGAAGGTGTGTTATCATTGTAAACCTTTCACCAAGCCTCGCGGATTGATTGTAAGATCCTGTACGGCTGCGTGAAAGCCTCCACTATCACCCAAAACACAAAGATGCTTTTCCTCTTAGGCGCAGAGAGAAGTAGAGAAACACAGCGGTGAGAGAACTTCTGCAAAGTTAATGAGGTGAAAATGGTTTCACTTGGCAAAGCAGACCAAAGTTTGTATCGATCAGCTCAGGAAAAACGTCTAGCTCTCAAATGGGCTTTAGTTACTGCAGTGTAGGGCTCATTAAGGAGATAGTTGGGAAGCAGCTGCTTTAATTTAAAGCACCAACATTGTCAAAAAGCAACTCTGACAGTTTGTATCAATAAAATAGACAGACATAAACTTGAAAAGATATAAAATATCCATtagattaaaaagaaaacagtatGACATTATGTTTGTTGTGAATGCTACTGTATGTCCTTAATGGGGCACAACAGATGATTAATATAAATTTGGAAATGCAATTCAAGTCTGGAGCCAGCAGTAGAAAGAAAATGCTGATCCCACACAAACCAGCGTGACATCAGAAGATGCAGCAACCATTACTATGAAAAATTCAACAATCGAGGGTTGAAAATAAACTGGTGGGAACAGAACGGTAAAAACAGCACCATCCTTTTCAGTTCCCAAAAGTAAAGACATTTCAATTCATCTCAGTGGTACAAATTGAATGCTTATTCACAGATATCTTATACAAAattaccccccaccccccaaaaaaGGGCCTTAAATGAGATCAcaggagctaaaaaaaaaaagtcatttcaATTGGAATATTAgcaaatatttataataataatggaaAAATGCACTGGTCTTTTGGATGCATCTTCTGCTCTTCACCTTGTTCAGTTCACTCTTTCCAAAGACGgcccacacaccacacaatgACATCACAAAGTCTTTCTGCGTTAAGTGATGGACAAAGGCGGCTCAAGGAGTCTGGCATTGAACCCGACGGGTGAAACATAATTAAAAGGAGACGTGATTGGCTGTGTACTTATCCTCCGGTCTATTACTTCATCCGAGGGCGGCTGGTTGAGTCATGCAAAAAGCTGCTTTACGACCGCTCCCCCTTTGGATTAAAGGAATAATTCACTAATGTACTTGAATGGCGAGGAGCTGGGATTACGGATTATGGGGTTGGAGAGAGAAGGATTTGGGAGACATGGGGGAGCCCTGCAGGGGGGGAGGTGATGATCTTGAGGAGACGCAGACAAGGCAGCGTCTCAAAAATTGTACGAAATCTGTAAATATGTGAGGATGCCACAGGAGACAGTTTTTCTGAGGGAGAGACAAGCCTGAGCTGAAATAAACCAATAACACCAGTGATGTTTTTATCCACTTAAAGCAAATTAAAGCAACATGATTTGGTGAGATTTATCTTTTCATTAAAAGTTTCCTTTAACAGACTAAAAACAATGATCTATCCTGCTAATAAGTATATGTAGCCACAGCCTGAGCTTATGACACAGATATCCAGCCTGGTTCCAGACCTCTGAATCGCTGAATCTCCAAAAACATGTTCAGCAATAAAGAGGTCTGGTGATGTGTTCAATAGCTGCACCACAGTTACAGTTAGTATATGAGGCAACAGGTATGACATAAAATCTTTAAGCTTAATCTTAAGTGTTGGCAGGAACATTTGGATTCAGCCACTACAAGCcaaaagaaaagtgtgtttattAGTCTGTGCTGTTTGTTGGAGTGGAAACCTTGCTCACTCGGATCAAACTGTCACTGTCACTATGGGTTTTGGAGTGCACCTATAGACCTTTCGGGTAGTTCCTATTtagccaacacattctcactcccatcgcgtaaaatacggatgcttggtcaggtgcctttggcgttgttatcgACGCTAAAAGTCTCGTGATCACCCACTGTGAATAAATGCGTGTACTCGTGGTCGTATAAGCAGCTTTGGTGAACAGCTTCCACCAAATGGCGTATATGAGGATATCTGGGAGGATCCTTGCTGACAGAAGATAAGCTCCGACCCTCTGGGATTTTAATCCTAAATGTCTACCAAACTCTCAGTGAGTCTCCATTTACACAGCCAGTAGTTTATCGGTTATTATGACCTCCACCAAAGTTTTATGACTTACATGACGTGATGTCTGATTTGGCAGCAGACAGCCAAAAATAAGGTACACACCCTCAGATAGTAACAGGCCAACAAtctaatataaataaattgcagCAGAACAACCAGGCCACTTTTACACAATCTTCATGGTCAACTTTACTTAGACTAACATATGCAATGTCTTAATGGGCTTACCAGAATTCTCAACCCCAAGAAGGCAAGAAAAACTATATATGGGGAATAAAAAACAATCTTTCAGCTCTCTGATACTTGGGCTGCCCAACCttccttaaataaataatcGGTATCTAAACTTGATAGCTCTTTTTATGATCGAATATACTGAACTGTAATTCATTAATTGTTACAGAAAAATTACATATTTCTGGCATCAAAagaatttttttaagttgaagaAGTAATTTAGAGAGATCCTTTTGCATGACTCATCTGCTGAGATAATGAAACTTAAAGTGGAACTACGCCCATTTTCAAAATTCATACATGTTATTTCCATGGTCTAAGACAGTCCATAAATATTGGTTAACATGAGCTGCTCTCTTTATAGCCAAACACTAGAGTGCTAAAACTCtaaagtttgtgtttgtgatgaTCAAGTATAAAGTGTGTAACTGCTCCATAGGCAAATTAATTGGGAAATATGTTATCGATGATACTGTGAGTATATGGGtgcattttctgtttcagaactgAAAACACTACCGTAGATAAATATCTAATTTGGgtaggaaaaagaaaacaaacagtctCCCATTCCTTGTCTATGGAGCAGCTCCAGACTTTATACAGTACTTGATGACATCACCCGTTTTCTGGTTTTTGGCTTtgggagagagaagctcatgttcacaaatattgattgaGCTTTCCTTGGCAATGGAAATGCCATGTTGGAAACATGGTGGTGTCCCCTTTTAAGAAACAATTTTACACACGGTCACAGATGTTTCAGTTGAATTGAAACATTAAGTAGTTAAAGAAAATCAGAGAGTCCACCAGGAATTCCTTGAGTTTTAGCTGGAGAGAACAATAATGatagtttaagaaaaaaaggagtAAGAGATTTTCCAGATGAGTAACTTCAAACGCAATCTATCATGTGATTTAATGGCAGTGTGGTCTATTGAGAGTAATACAGATAGGGCCAATTGGTCTCTCTACTTCTGTGATGGAATCTTTGGCCATTTTCTGCCTTATTAGATAGAAACAGGTGATGAGGGGATAAGAGAAAAGGATTTCTCTGATTGTTAAAAAAACTTTGTTGAAAAGAACAAACCCTCTGTCTTTGATTCTCACATGAAAAACCTGAATCACAACACAATTGTCCCAGAAACTTTGTGGCATGTGCAATACTCACATGACTGAAATAAATCAATGCATAGAGACCGCGTCTGCACAGGAGATACTGTCCCAGAttctattttccattttaaagaaAGAAGTTCAGATTTTCAGTGCAATAActcatatcatataataaaaTATCTCTGCTGCTGCACGGCAATATAATCTGGGGTGGAAAAGTCTGCCTGTCATTCTCTAAGCATCTATTGTCAAAGTACCCTTGAGCAAGGTTTTTTTTCTAGCAGCTGCTGCTCCTCTTGCCAATAAAGACGGCCATGTAATTGAATTGTGTTAATATATGAATATAAAGCAGAACAGCGCTGATAAAGAGCACGCCTGCAAAGAAAATGTTGAAACTGATCAATAGATGTTCCTTATGAATGCATGCATGTTACGGTTTCATCCACACCTAACTGTCATCGTTAGGCATGAGGCTGTCACTTTAGCCACGAGGCGCTTGACAGGTGGACGGCTTCAGTTTATTGAAGCTTTTGTTTTCTGGCGCAGCAGCCTGGCGAGCTGCATCTTTGAAGCCCGGGGTCGTTCTGGGGCTAATCCTTCCAGCACTCCCACAATCCACTGCTGTTTAACACATCAACTGAGCAGCCCAGGATAATATGCCAAAAcaacgctcacacacacacataaaaacaaggCTTTTCTGTAAGCATTTTACACGCACCAAATGCTTGATGCTCACCAGGAAATCAGGATTTCAGACAGGGAATGTCCGCCTCTCTCTTAAGCGCATAGAAACAATCACCCTCGCCTTTGTTAGCTTTATCGCTCGCTTGTGTTTTCACAACcgcacactcacaaacacacctgACAGCAATACACTGATTAAGTGACAGTTTGTCCGGATGAGCGCAGTGTTTAGGTGAATCTCCTGGGGAAACCGGTCAGCCTTCAACACcggctcctcctcctgctgctgcaacaagCCTGATGAATACAAACCGCACAAACCGGAAAACAGTAATGGCTGCCGCACAACCAGAGAGAACCACAGGGGGTGTTGAGGAGAGATGGTAACGAAGGAACAGGGAGAAAGTGATGCATCAtgacacagaggagagagaaagccAGGAAGAAGATCTCCGTAGAAAAACTGAGGCAGGATGTGACAAAGTGAGGGATGGAGAGAAATGGTGAAAAGAGTGACACAGAGGACGGGAGATGCTTTCATGGTCTAGGAAAGACTGTTGGACTTTTTACTCCCACTCTGCCAGTCTAGAGATCCTTAATCCTCTCTCAGTACTGTCTATTATCAGTGGCCTCAAATCTCACACTGGAGCATTAGATTACATGGTGCTCCTGGTACAGTACAAGGATACTTTCTGAGGACTCTTGCCAGTTCAATGCAACAATCTAGAATTTGTTTTTAAGACGTCAGTACATGCTTCtcaaaatgtactgtatctgtTTAGGTGATTGGATATTTGTGTGTGATCTAGAGGTGTCCAGGACATGAATGCACAACATCTTTAACACCGGATCCTCGAGGTGAATCACGTGTACTGAATCATcattgagtatgtttacatgcacaccaatattccactattattcagaatatgacaatattctgaatttgatacaggtcaaaaacagcatattccggttggatattccgaataaggcctttttccaaatatagcattttccgattaagacatgtgggatattacagtattattcgggttttagaggcattcattggacatgtatacagcgcattcggaatatgcgtctcaatcgggggttttaccgcagtttacggcctcttgcctgtttacggcttatggtcagctctgtgcgttgctatggttgctgtacacagaCCAACAAGcaaacagtttgcaaggctgcagacccgataagaaggagaaacacagcta
It includes:
- the cspg5a gene encoding chondroitin sulfate proteoglycan 5 isoform X14, producing the protein MQGKEASFCTGCWRLTLLSCVLALYLIPLAVHGNAVGTNATELDSAANVTSLLSEEEGPVKVNEAVLAVTGMSSSASPDTVTPRAGRIPRAGEEDEQSSGMFAETSVPALEEVSVAAPPQISPDSAETEHLLPSNPRGQDVLESEEEEEKEEEDEERLPNTDPPWIHAKDTAVFDLDHLFTTTTAQPSAPTKPTIPSNPDVLHVDFFDPSSRGRGLDLAPPSPSSLAHELQGGDPTSWAMPDNYDYLTPYEDGVSPTADEYTYSTTTDTYESDDDLRLKSRVPVSGSFIPGAARPGVGAPVPNVPAAAPPAASPVDGSDGMGGCRVGYQMVNGSCRSPCDMQPNYCFNGGQCYLLEGMGVFCRCNVQDYIWHKGARCDSVVTEFQVMCLAVGASALVVLLLFMIIVCFAKKLHVLKTENKKLRKRSKYRPSSEQHNDNFSLSTIAEGSHPNDDPNSQNKLEDPVKAPPKEDDSLNIHNSLTPKHENHKVLGEENSSEVNSLQNNMM
- the cspg5a gene encoding chondroitin sulfate proteoglycan 5 isoform X18 codes for the protein MQGKEASFCTGCWRLTLLSCVLALYLIPLAVHGNAVGTNATELDSAANVTSLLSEEEGPVKVNEAVLAVTGMSSSASPDTVTPRAGRIPRAGEEDEQSSGMFAETSVPALEEVSVAAPPQISPDSAETEHLLPSNPRGQDVLESEEEEEKEEEDEERLPNTDPPWIHAKDTAVFDLDHLFTTTTAQPSAPTKPTIPSNPDVLHVDFFDPSSRGRGLDLAPPSPSSLAHELQGGDPTSWAMPDNYDYLTPYEDGVSPTADEYTYSTTTDTYESDDDLRLKSRVPVSGSFIPGAARPGVGAPVPNVPAAAPPAASPVDGSDGMGGCRVGYQMVNGSCRSPCDMQPNYCFNGGQCYLLEGMGVFCRCNVQDYIWHKGARCDSVVTEFQVMCLAVGASALVVLLLFMIIVCFAKKLHVLKTENKKLRKRSKYRPSSEQHNDNFSLSTIAEGSHPNKTMSRYTWECKTKEESDCEFHADGRTEGPYPVTMEVTYPHVLPEVTI
- the cspg5a gene encoding chondroitin sulfate proteoglycan 5 isoform X17: MQGKEASFCTGCWRLTLLSCVLALYLIPLAVHGNAVGTNATELDSAANVTSLLSEEEGPVKVNEAVLAVTGMSSSASPDTVTPRAGRIPRAGEEDEQSSGMFAETSVPALEEVSVAAPPQISPDSAETEHLLPSNPRGQDVLESEEEEEKEEEDEERLPNTDPPWIHAKDTAVFDLDHLFTTTTAQPSAPTKPTIPSNPDVLHVDFFDPSSRGRGLDLAPPSPSSLAHELQGGDPTSWAMPDNYDYLTPYEDGVSPTADEYTYSTTTDTYESDDDLRLKSRVPVSGSFIPGAARPGVGAPVPNVPAAAPPAASPVDGSDGMGGCRVGYQMVNGSCRSPCDMQPNYCFNGGQCYLLEGMGVFCRCNVQDYIWHKGARCDSVVTEFQVMCLAVGASALVVLLLFMIIVCFAKKLHVLKTENKKLRKRSSKYRPSSEQHNDNFSLSTIAEGSHPNKTMSRYTWECKTKEESDCEFHADGRTEGPYPVTMEVTYPHVLPEVTI
- the cspg5a gene encoding chondroitin sulfate proteoglycan 5 isoform X7, coding for MQGKEASFCTGCWRLTLLSCVLALYLIPLAVHGNAVGTNATELDSAANVTSLLSEEEGPVKVNEAVLAVTGMSSSASPDTVTPRAGRIPRAGEEDEQSSGMFAETSVPALEEVSVAAPPQISPDSAETEHLLPSNPRGQDVLESEEEEEKEEEDEERLPNTDPPWIHAKDTAVFDLDHLFTTTTAQPSAPTKPTIPSNPDVLHVDFFDPSSRGRGLDLAPPSPSSLAHELQGGDPTSWAMPDNYDYLTPYEDGVSPTADEYTYSTTTDTYESDDDLRLKSRVPVSGSFIPGAARPGVGAPVPNVPAAAPPAASPVDGSDGMGGCRVGYQMVNGSCRSPCDMQPNYCFNGGQCYLLEGMGVFCRCNVQDYIWHKGARCDSVVTEFQVMCLAVGASALVVLLLFMIIVCFAKKLHVLKTENKKLRKRSSKYRPSSEQHNDNFSLSTIAEGSHPNKTMSRYTWECKTKEESDCEDDPNSQNKLEDPVKAPPKEDDSLNIHNSLTPKHENHKVLGEENSSEVNSLQNNMM
- the cspg5a gene encoding chondroitin sulfate proteoglycan 5 isoform X9 — its product is MQGKEASFCTGCWRLTLLSCVLALYLIPLAVHGNAVGTNATELDSAANVTSLLSEEEGPVKVNEAVLAVTGMSSSASPDTVTPRAGRIPRAGEEDEQSSGMFAETSVPALEEVSVAAPPQISPDSAETEHLLPSNPRGQDVLESEEEEEKEEEDEERLPNTDPPWIHAKDTAVFDLDHLFTTTTAQPSAPTKPTIPSNPDVLHVDFFDPSSRGRGLDLAPPSPSSLAHELQGGDPTSWAMPDNYDYLTPYEDGVSPTADEYTYSTTTDTYESDDDLRLKSRVPVSGSFIPGAARPGVGAPVPNVPAAAPPAASPVDGSDGMGGCRVGYQMVNGSCRSPCDMQPNYCFNGGQCYLLEGMGVFCRCNVQDYIWHKGARCDSVVTEFQVMCLAVGASALVVLLLFMIIVCFAKKLHVLKTENKKLRKRSKYRPSSEQHNDNFSLSTIAEGSHPNKTMSRYTWECKTKEESDCEDDPNSQNKLEDPVKAPPKEDDSLNIHNSLTPKHENHKVLGEENSSEVNSLQNNMM
- the cspg5a gene encoding chondroitin sulfate proteoglycan 5 isoform X5, whose amino-acid sequence is MQGKEASFCTGCWRLTLLSCVLALYLIPLAVHGNAVGTNATELDSAANVTSLLSEEEGPVKVNEAVLAVTGMSSSASPDTVTPRAGRIPRAGEEDEQSSGMFAETSVPALEEVSVAAPPQISPDSAETEHLLPSNPRGQDVLESEEEEEKEEEDEERLPNTDPPWIHAKDTAVFDLDHLFTTTTAQPSAPTKPTIPSNPDVLHVDFFDPSSRGRGLDLAPPSPSSLAHELQGGDPTSWAMPDNYDYLTPYEDGVSPTADEYTYSTTTDTYESDDDLRLKSRVPVSGSFIPGAARPGVGAPVPNVPAAAPPAASPVDGSDGMGGCRVGYQMVNGSCRSPCDMQPNYCFNGGQCYLLEGMGVFCRCNVQDYIWHKGARCDSVVTEFQVMCLAVGASALVVLLLFMIIVCFAKKLHVLKTENKKLRKRSKYRPSSEQHNDNFSLSTIAEGSHPNVRKLCDTPPNVPHARALAYYDNIICQDDPNSQNKLEDPVKAPPKEDDSLNIHNSLTPKHENHKVLGEENSSEVNSLQNNMM
- the cspg5a gene encoding chondroitin sulfate proteoglycan 5 isoform X10; translated protein: MQGKEASFCTGCWRLTLLSCVLALYLIPLAVHGNAVGTNATELDSAANVTSLLSEEEGPVKVNEAVLAVTGMSSSASPDTVTPRAGRIPRAGEEDEQSSGMFAETSVPALEEVSVAAPPQISPDSAETEHLLPSNPRGQDVLESEEEEEKEEEDEERLPNTDPPWIHAKDTAVFDLDHLFTTTTAQPSAPTKPTIPSNPDVLHVDFFDPSSRGRGLDLAPPSPSSLAHELQGGDPTSWAMPDNYDYLTPYEDGVSPTADEYTYSTTTDTYESDDDLRLKSRVPVSGSFIPGAARPGVGAPVPNVPAAAPPAASPVDGSDGMGGCRVGYQMVNGSCRSPCDMQPNYCFNGGQCYLLEGMGVFCRCNVQDYIWHKGARCDSVVTEFQVMCLAVGASALVVLLLFMIIVCFAKKLHVLKTENKKLRKRSSKYRPSSEQHNDNFSLSTIAEGSHPNVRKLCDTPPNVPHARALAYYDNIICQKTMSRYTWECKTKEESDCEFHADGRTEGPYPVTMEVTYPHVLPEVTI
- the cspg5a gene encoding chondroitin sulfate proteoglycan 5 isoform X3, which codes for MQGKEASFCTGCWRLTLLSCVLALYLIPLAVHGNAVGTNATELDSAANVTSLLSEEEGPVKVNEAVLAVTGMSSSASPDTVTPRAGRIPRAGEEDEQSSGMFAETSVPALEEVSVAAPPQISPDSAETEHLLPSNPRGQDVLESEEEEEKEEEDEERLPNTDPPWIHAKDTAVFDLDHLFTTTTAQPSAPTKPTIPSNPDVLHVDFFDPSSRGRGLDLAPPSPSSLAHELQGGDPTSWAMPDNYDYLTPYEDGVSPTADEYTYSTTTDTYESDDDLRLKSRVPVSGSFIPGAARPGVGAPVPNVPAAAPPAASPVDGSDGMGGCRVGYQMVNGSCRSPCDMQPNYCFNGGQCYLLEGMGVFCRCNVQDYIWHKGARCDSVVTEFQVMCLAVGASALVVLLLFMIIVCFAKKLHVLKTENKKLRKRSSKYRPSSEQHNDNFSLSTIAEGSHPNVRKLCDTPPNVPHARALAYYDNIICQKTMSRYTWECKTKEESDCENKLEDPVKAPPKEDDSLNIHNSLTPKHENHKVLGEENSSEVNSLQNNMM
- the cspg5a gene encoding chondroitin sulfate proteoglycan 5 isoform X1, with protein sequence MQGKEASFCTGCWRLTLLSCVLALYLIPLAVHGNAVGTNATELDSAANVTSLLSEEEGPVKVNEAVLAVTGMSSSASPDTVTPRAGRIPRAGEEDEQSSGMFAETSVPALEEVSVAAPPQISPDSAETEHLLPSNPRGQDVLESEEEEEKEEEDEERLPNTDPPWIHAKDTAVFDLDHLFTTTTAQPSAPTKPTIPSNPDVLHVDFFDPSSRGRGLDLAPPSPSSLAHELQGGDPTSWAMPDNYDYLTPYEDGVSPTADEYTYSTTTDTYESDDDLRLKSRVPVSGSFIPGAARPGVGAPVPNVPAAAPPAASPVDGSDGMGGCRVGYQMVNGSCRSPCDMQPNYCFNGGQCYLLEGMGVFCRCNVQDYIWHKGARCDSVVTEFQVMCLAVGASALVVLLLFMIIVCFAKKLHVLKTENKKLRKRSSKYRPSSEQHNDNFSLSTIAEGSHPNVRKLCDTPPNVPHARALAYYDNIICQKTMSRYTWECKTKEESDCEDDPNSQNKLEDPVKAPPKEDDSLNIHNSLTPKHENHKVLGEENSSEVNSLQNNMM